One window of the Thunnus albacares chromosome 3, fThuAlb1.1, whole genome shotgun sequence genome contains the following:
- the LOC122979851 gene encoding bromodomain-containing protein 4-like isoform X1 yields MGDGLEAGSSQNPPSDPPPLPFNPPAPETWNPSRPKRQTNQLQYLLKVVMKTLWKHHFAWPFHAPVDAIKLNLPDYYKIIKVPMDMGTIKKRLETNYYWNAQECIQDFNTMFTNCYIYNKAGDDIVLMAESLEKQFLQRITEMPQEETEIPVTSKGRRGGRREAALISKSDSGKDSPTLSPNPHTRGFSSPPTTPQTHASSTPQGPPALPLAQPQPPRVPPTPTSHAPHLGPPYPLSTPDVLAQSMTSVPPPAPTHPGLHPTPMLQSSPALIKQRKSQKRKADTTTPTANDQLSESSPVSVDTRPRRDSSRPLKQAKKDALQPDSQHHLGGGLETGGTSTPKRHEQLRSCARLVREMLSKKHVAYAWPFYKPVDVKALGLHDYHEIIKHPMDLSTIKKKLDNRQYRDAQEFAADVRLMFSNCYKYNPPDHDVVGMARKLQDVFEMRFAKMPDEPEEPAPVPTPSSALHPAPSTRQAPPPSVVSEDDSSSSSESESSAGDSEHERQHRLAELQEQLKAVHEQLAALSQPQVSKPKKKEREKKEKKKEKHKKKMGAEEPVEAPPSVMLQTSKKSKSSKEPIIVKKDRKKPGKKEGVKSSRPAVPPQTGPTPLVPSASLEAGDDIDVFGGVSTDRCKPMSYEEKRQLSLDINKLPGDKLGRVVHIIQTREPSLKNSNPDEIEIDFETLKPSTLRELEKYVSSCLRKKKKPSVEKPLEMTNVTKMKTGSSSSGSSDSSDSEDSENGLVPKLQKKTSTNKDTKRPHHQSLSSVAGPVAPQLQPPTQPQVVQSKPPFVPPPPVPVPVPSLDSTQLFDPLAHFMNPHLTQPNTEPNPTITTAGAPVASGLLNANTPTGQTPTETHPFLNQHPIIPSPAIHNALPQQPSRPSNRAAPLPPKISQPPPSSLPSLPPSSSPQLQPSLPLSLPQPVPRPRVPSPPSHGILGTLSAQPPQALLEDDEEPTPTSSETPPLSQVQTFLQSLQVRPPVQTQPLHTHSPVQSASQLVASMHTQAVTTPAPALTQRHSSGHTHMQQPFPNTHTSALQQQKGVALQQKVQQMQQHQQQPSPRSKAEHFSTGCLRESPSPLMMHSPQMPQFHTMGQQSPSQIKKHDPRSNLVGVKEEKPSQSPVLPPSPFSPAMRLDTHKPDNKHRLDLKPLDGSRPGPRLPDSPAPPCSQQDNKIKQEPKTPIAPKKTQDVKLKNMGSWASLAQRSQSTPASSVRSSSDSFEQFRRAAREKEERERQLKAQAEQARREQEKLRRDDEDSMEQARRAQEDARRRQEQQSPLTPTPLASTPPTHSPQAPPSQQQAPPPSSSAAQNALDQQREMARRREQERRRREAMADTIDINFQSDLMAIFEENLF; encoded by the exons ATGGGAGACGGCCTGGAGGCAGGCAGCAGCCAGAACCCTCCCTCTGACCCACCACCTCTCCCCTTCAACCCTCCAGCCCCTGAAACATGGAATCCCTCCAGACCCAAACGACAGACCAATCAGCTACAG taccTGCTTAAAGTAGTGATGAAGACATTATGGAAACACCACTTTGCATGGCCCTTCCATGCTCCTGTAGATGCCATCAAACTCAATTTGCCT GACTACTATAAGATCATCAAGGTCCCCATGGACATGGGCACGATAAAAAAACGTCTGGAGACCAATTACTACTGGAACGCCCAGGAGTGTATCCAAGACTTCAACACGATGTTCACAAATTGTTACATCTACAACAAG gcTGGGGATGATATTGTGTTAATGGCGGAGTCCTTGGAAAAGCAGTTTCTCCAGAGGATCACAGAGATGCCGCAAGAGGAGACAGAGATTCCCGTGACATCCAAGGGACGGCGCGGAGGCAGACGAGAGGCCG CTCTGATCTCTAAGTCAGATTCAGGCAAAGACTCACCAACCCTCTCCCCTAACCCCCACACACGAGGCTTTTCATCCCCTCCAACCACCCCGCAGACCCATGCCTCATCCACCCCTCAAGGCCCTCCCGCCCTGCCTCTGGCCCAGCCTCAGCCCCCACGCGTGCCTCCTACACCCACCTCCCACGCACCCCATCTGGGACCCCCTTACCCACTCTCAACACCAGACGTCCTGGCCCAGAGCATGACCTCTGTCCCCCCTCCGGCCCCGACACACCCAGGCCTCCACCCTACCCCGATGCTGCAGAGCTCCCCCGCCCTCATCAAG CAAAGGAAGAGCCAGAAGAGGAAAGCAGACACCACCACACCCACAGCCAACGACCAGCTCAGTGAATCATCTCCCGTCTCTGTTGACACTCGGCCGCGCCGAGACAGCAGTCGCCCGTTAAAGCAGGCCAAAAAAGACGCGTTGCAGCCGGACTCTCAGCACCACCTGGGTGGCGGTTTGGAGACGGGAGGGACATCAACGCCCAAGCGTCATGAACAGTTGCGTTCCTGCGCACGCCTTGTCAGAGAGATGCTGTCCAAGAAACACGTAGCATACGCCTGGCCCTTCTACAAGCCTGTTGACGTAAAAGCTCTTGGCCTCCATGACTACCATGAAATCATCAAGCATCCCATGGACCTCAGCACCATCAAG AAAAAGCTGGACAACAGACAGTACAGAGACGCTCAAGAATTTGCAGCAGACGTCAGGTTGATGTTCTCTAATTGTTACAAGTATAATCCACCAGACCATGATGTGGTCGGCATGGCACGTAAATTACAG GACGTGTTTGAGATGCGTTTCGCCAAAATGCCTGATGAGCCAGAGGAGCCCGCCCCTGTTCCCACCCCATCATCGGCCCTCCACCCTGCCCCCTCCACTCGACAAGCCCCGCCTCCTTCCGTTGTCTCGGAAGATGACAGCTCCAGTTCCTCCGAATCGGAGTCCTCGGCGGGAGACTCAGaacatgaaaggcaacaccgATTGGCTGAGTTACAGGAACAG CTGAAGGCTGTCCACGAGCAGCTGGCCGCACTCTCCCAGCCGCAGGTCAGCAAGCCtaagaagaaagagagggaaaagaaggagaagaagaaagaaaagcacaagAAGAAGATGGGAGCAGAGGAACCTGTGGAGgcccctccctctgtgatgcTTCAGACTTCCAAGAAAAGCAAGAGCAGCAAAGAGCCAATCATTGTAAAGAAGGACAGGAAGAAGCCCGG TAAGAAAGAAGGAGTTAAAAGCAGTCGTCCAGCTGTGCCCCCTCAGACCGGGCCGACCCCTCTCGTCCCCTCAGCCTCTCTTGAAGCAGGAGATGACATAg ATGTGTTCGGGGGCGTGTCCACCGACAGGTGCAAGCCGATGTCGTACGAGGAGAAGCGTCAGCTGAGCCTGGACATCAACAAGTTACCCGGTGACAAACTGGGCCGCGTCGTGCATATAATCCAGACGCGCGAGCCTTCGCTGAAGAACTCCAACCCGGACGAGATCGAGATCGACTTCGAGACGCTGAAGCCCTCCACgctgagagagctggagaaaTACGTCTCCAGCTGCctcaggaagaagaaaaagccGTCAG TAGAGAAGCCTCTGGAAATGACAAATGTGACAAAGATGAAGACGGGATCTTCGTCTTCAGGCAGCAGTGACTCCTCTGATAGTGAAGACTCTGAGAATG GGCTGGTTCCCAAGCTGCAGAAGAAGACCTCGACTAACAAGGACACCAAGAGACCGCACCACCAGTCCCTCAGTAGCGTAGCTGGCCCAGTAGCTCCTCAGCTTCAACCTCCAACGCAGCCTCAAGTAGTCCAGTCCAAACCACCGtttgtccctcctcctcctgtccctgTCCCTGTCCCTTCTCTGGACTCCACCCAGCTGTTCGATCCTCTGGCCCACTTCATGAACCCTCACCTGACGCAGCCCAACACGGAGCCCAACCCAACCATTACTACTGCTGGTGCCCCCGTCGCCTCTGGCCTCCTCAATGCAAACACACCCACCGGCCAGACGCCCACTGAGACGCACCCTTTCCTCAACCAACATCCCATCATACCTTCACCAG CGATCCACAATGCTCTTCCCCAGCAACCATCAAGACCTAGCAACCGCGCGGCGCCACTGCCTCCCAAAATCTCACAGCCTCCCCCGTCCTCGCTcccctctctgcctccatcCTCCTCACCCCAGCTCCAGCCCTCGCTCCCGCTCTCCCTCCCCCAGCCCGTCCCCCGCCCGCGCGTACCCTCACCCCCGTCGCACGGCATCTTGGGTACCCTCTCGGCGCAACCGCCCCAAGCCCTGCTGGAGGACGACGAAGAGCCTACGCCCACCAGTTCCGAAACCCCGCCCCTCAGTCAGGTCCAAACCTTCCTGCAGTCGCTCCAAGTTCGACCACCGGTGCAGACCCAGCCGCTGCACACGCACTCTCCCGTGCAGAGCGCCTCTCAGCTGGTGGCGTCGATGCACACGCAGGCTGTGACGACACCCGCCCCTGCTCTGACGCAGAGGCACAGCTCAGGCCACACGCACATGCAGCAGCCGTTCCCAAACACGCACACCTCAGCGTTGCAGCAACAGAAGGGGGTGGCCCTGCAGCAGAAGGTACAGCAGATGCAGCAACATCAACAACAGCCCTCACCACGCAGCAAAGCAGAGCATTTCTCAACAG gTTGCCTGCGTGAGAGCCCCTCTCCCCTGATGATGCATTCTCCTCAGATGCCTCAGTTCCATACAATGGGACAGCAGTCTCCCTCACAGATCAAGAAACAT GACCCAAGGTCCAACCTGGTCGGAGTCAAAGAAGAGAAACCTTCCCAGTCGCCAGTGCTGCCCCCCTCCCCATTCAGCCCTGCCATGCgtctggacacacacaaacctgatAACAAACACA GATTAGATCTGAAGCCATTGGATGGTTCTCGCCCTGGTCCCCGCCTCCCAGACTCCCCGGCGCCACCCTGCTCCCAGCAAGACAACAAAATCAAGCAAGAGCCTAAAACTCCCATCGCTCCTAAGAAGACACAG GATGTGAAATTAAAGAACATGGGTTCTTGGGCCAGCCTCGCTCAGAGGTCTCAATCCACGCCCGCGTCCTCCGTTCGCTCCTCCAGCGACAGCTTCGAACAGTTCCGACGGGCCGccagggagaaggaggagagagagagacagctgaaAGCTCAGGCCGAACAAGCCAGGAGAGAACAAGAAAAGCTACG
- the akap8l gene encoding A-kinase anchor protein 8-like, which yields MDGRGYGSGYSSWGGGGSGSRGSGSFDLYGGGYKDSMSGLGGYGGGGGSHMKRGLSGASLLSSTGTHADAVIAKINQRLDMLTQLEGGMKGSRDRFDQYESFDSRSSALTSSRDLYRSGGSSYGYGDGRGDNMLLGQRGGSGFGGGIGLGGGGGFDSPSSSYGVAKMRQNMRESFTSGQGGGSGGGGWAGAGRRSPRRGGSAGGRGAGGGFGSRRSDPTPLGGGGRGSGSAGQTHRGHSPGGGRGKLPSLLSNRMYPESGGFHQGSNQGPHDFPGRHFGGGPRAGRQRGRKRPLNKQVKPQRDVQKKRKQTLSGTDEPESKINRTESTGSEATQEQTEKNGDDSEPKTDAVETKPTADGDNAASKQEDSSQLKKKPQGKQIPAQGQDKPPKMRKRRGFLERVMFACSVCKFRSFYKEEMEIHLESRFHKDHFKFLSSQLSKPTTDFLQEYLQNKFKKTEQRVSQLENHSASICQMYKEQDLTRDLGMEHFMRKVEAAHCAACDLFIPMQPHLIQKHIKSPDHNYNRKGMMEQSKRACLSVARSILNHKIIGKKLESYLKGENPFIGNQDDQDPEDSMVMDVSELELTSETADNQTEVAAVKDEQVSEGEKDQPAVEGEEAEAAAAATVVAAAEAAEEEEEEEEKMEEGLEMEGDEELENQEEEEGFEVGEDEEEEGYVVHDEIGDEGLQVEQEADEEERVEAAEVEEEEKNDE from the exons ATGGACGGCAGAGGCTACGGTTCTG GTTACTCCAGTTGGGGAGGTGGCGGGTCAGGCAGCAGAG GTTCTGGGAGCTTTGACCTGTATGGGGGAGGTTATAAGGACTCCATGTCGGGGCTCGGGGGttatggaggaggaggaggcagccaTATGAAGAGAGGGCTCTCGGGAGCATCCCTGCTCTCATCCACAGGCACACACGCAGATGCAGTCATTGCCAAGATCAACCAGCGCTTGGACATGCTCACTCAGTTGGAGGGGGGTATGAAAGGGTCTCGAGACAG GTTTGACCAGTACGAGTCTTTCGACTCGCGTTCCTCCGCTCTCACCTCCTCCCGAGATCTCTACAGATCTGGCGGCAGTAGCTATGGTTATGGCGATGGCCGTGGGGACAACATGCTGTTGGGTCAGCGAGGAGGCTCGGGCTTCGGAGGGGGAATTGGGctagggggaggaggaggcttCGACAGCCCTTCCTCTTCCTATGGAGTCGCTAAAATGCGACAGAATATGAGGGAGTCCTTCACCAGTGGCCAGGGAGGAGGTTCTGGAGGTGGAGGATGGGCCGGAGCAGGCCGACGTTCCCCCAGAAGGGGTGGAAGTGCTGGGGGtcgaggagctggaggagggtTTGGAAGCCGCAGGTCAGACCCCACTCCATTAGGAGGAGGTGGGCGGGGAAGCGGTAGTGCTGGCCAGACCCACCGTGGCCACTCTCCAGGAGGTGGTAGAGGCAAGCTCCCATCCCTCCTGTCCAACCGCATGTACCCTGAGAGTGGGGGTTTCCATCAGGGTTCCAATCAAGGGCCTCACGACTTTCCTGGGAGGCATTTTGGAGGGGGCCCACGGGCTGGCCGCCAGCGAGGCCGCAAGAGACCCCTCAACAAA CAGGTGAAGCCACAGCGTGATGTCCAGAAGAAGAGAAAGCAGACACTTAGTGGAACTGATGAGCCTGAGTCCAAGATTAACAGGACTGAGAGTACAGGATCAGAAGCTACCCAAG agcaaacagagaaaaacgGTGATGACAGTGAACCAAAGACTGACGCTGTG GAGACAAAACCTACTGCTGATGGAGATAATG CTGCATCAAAACAGGAGGATAGTTCCCAGTTGAAGAAAAAGCCACAGGGAAAACAGATCCCAGCCCAAGGTCAGGACAAGCCCCCaaaaatgaggaagaggaggggctTCCTGGAAAG GGTGATGTTTGCATGCTCTGTTTGCAAGTTCCGTTCGTTCTACAAGGAGGAAATGGAAATTCATCTTGAGAGTCGTTTCCATAAGGACCACTTTAAGTTCCTTTCCAGCCAGCTGTCCAAACCCACTACAGACTTCCTACAG GAGTACTTGCAAAACAAGTTTaagaaaacagagcagagggTCAGCCAGTTGGAAAACCACAGCGCTTCCATCTGCCAGATGTACAAAGAGCAAGACCTCACCAGGg ATCTTGGTATGGAACATTTCATGAGGAAGGTGGAAGCCGCCCACTGCGCAGCGTGTGACCTTTTCATTCCAATGCAGCCCCACCTGATACAGAAACACATCAAGTCACCTGACCACAACTACAACCGTAAG GGTATGATGGAGCAGTCCAAGAGGGCCTGTCTGTCAGTTGCTCGCAGCATCCTTAACCACAAAATCATTGGCAAGAAGCTGGAGAGTTACCTCAAG ggagaaAACCCATTCATTGGTAACCAGGACGACCAGGATCCAGAGGACTCCATGGTGATGGACGTGTCTGAGTTGGAGTTAAccagtgagacagcagacaacCAGACGGAGGTGGCAGCAGTTAAAGATGAGCAGGTGTCTGAGGGAGAGAAGGACCAACCGGCGGTCGAGGGTGAAGaggcagaagcagcagcagcagcaacagtagtagcagcagcagaagcagcggaggaggaggaggaggaggaggaaaaaatggaGGAGGGGCTTGAAATGGAGGGAGATGAGGAGCTGGAGAaccaggaagaggaggaaggttTCGAAGTCGgagaagacgaggaggaggagggatatGTTGTACACGATGAGATTGGCGACGAGGGATTACAAGTGGAGCAGGAAGCGGATGAAGAGGAAAGAGTGGAGGCAGCAGAGgttgaggaggaagaaaagaatgATGAATGA
- the LOC122979851 gene encoding bromodomain-containing protein 4-like isoform X2 translates to MGDGLEAGSSQNPPSDPPPLPFNPPAPETWNPSRPKRQTNQLQYLLKVVMKTLWKHHFAWPFHAPVDAIKLNLPDYYKIIKVPMDMGTIKKRLETNYYWNAQECIQDFNTMFTNCYIYNKAGDDIVLMAESLEKQFLQRITEMPQEETEIPVTSKGRRGGRREAALISKSDSGKDSPTLSPNPHTRGFSSPPTTPQTHASSTPQGPPALPLAQPQPPRVPPTPTSHAPHLGPPYPLSTPDVLAQSMTSVPPPAPTHPGLHPTPMLQSSPALIKQRKSQKRKADTTTPTANDQLSESSPVSVDTRPRRDSSRPLKQAKKDALQPDSQHHLGGGLETGGTSTPKRHEQLRSCARLVREMLSKKHVAYAWPFYKPVDVKALGLHDYHEIIKHPMDLSTIKKKLDNRQYRDAQEFAADVRLMFSNCYKYNPPDHDVVGMARKLQDVFEMRFAKMPDEPEEPAPVPTPSSALHPAPSTRQAPPPSVVSEDDSSSSSESESSAGDSEHERQHRLAELQEQLKAVHEQLAALSQPQVSKPKKKEREKKEKKKEKHKKKMGAEEPVEAPPSVMLQTSKKSKSSKEPIIVKKDRKKPGKKEGVKSSRPAVPPQTGPTPLVPSASLEAGDDIDVFGGVSTDRCKPMSYEEKRQLSLDINKLPGDKLGRVVHIIQTREPSLKNSNPDEIEIDFETLKPSTLRELEKYVSSCLRKKKKPSEKPLEMTNVTKMKTGSSSSGSSDSSDSEDSENGLVPKLQKKTSTNKDTKRPHHQSLSSVAGPVAPQLQPPTQPQVVQSKPPFVPPPPVPVPVPSLDSTQLFDPLAHFMNPHLTQPNTEPNPTITTAGAPVASGLLNANTPTGQTPTETHPFLNQHPIIPSPAIHNALPQQPSRPSNRAAPLPPKISQPPPSSLPSLPPSSSPQLQPSLPLSLPQPVPRPRVPSPPSHGILGTLSAQPPQALLEDDEEPTPTSSETPPLSQVQTFLQSLQVRPPVQTQPLHTHSPVQSASQLVASMHTQAVTTPAPALTQRHSSGHTHMQQPFPNTHTSALQQQKGVALQQKVQQMQQHQQQPSPRSKAEHFSTGCLRESPSPLMMHSPQMPQFHTMGQQSPSQIKKHDPRSNLVGVKEEKPSQSPVLPPSPFSPAMRLDTHKPDNKHRLDLKPLDGSRPGPRLPDSPAPPCSQQDNKIKQEPKTPIAPKKTQDVKLKNMGSWASLAQRSQSTPASSVRSSSDSFEQFRRAAREKEERERQLKAQAEQARREQEKLRRDDEDSMEQARRAQEDARRRQEQQSPLTPTPLASTPPTHSPQAPPSQQQAPPPSSSAAQNALDQQREMARRREQERRRREAMADTIDINFQSDLMAIFEENLF, encoded by the exons ATGGGAGACGGCCTGGAGGCAGGCAGCAGCCAGAACCCTCCCTCTGACCCACCACCTCTCCCCTTCAACCCTCCAGCCCCTGAAACATGGAATCCCTCCAGACCCAAACGACAGACCAATCAGCTACAG taccTGCTTAAAGTAGTGATGAAGACATTATGGAAACACCACTTTGCATGGCCCTTCCATGCTCCTGTAGATGCCATCAAACTCAATTTGCCT GACTACTATAAGATCATCAAGGTCCCCATGGACATGGGCACGATAAAAAAACGTCTGGAGACCAATTACTACTGGAACGCCCAGGAGTGTATCCAAGACTTCAACACGATGTTCACAAATTGTTACATCTACAACAAG gcTGGGGATGATATTGTGTTAATGGCGGAGTCCTTGGAAAAGCAGTTTCTCCAGAGGATCACAGAGATGCCGCAAGAGGAGACAGAGATTCCCGTGACATCCAAGGGACGGCGCGGAGGCAGACGAGAGGCCG CTCTGATCTCTAAGTCAGATTCAGGCAAAGACTCACCAACCCTCTCCCCTAACCCCCACACACGAGGCTTTTCATCCCCTCCAACCACCCCGCAGACCCATGCCTCATCCACCCCTCAAGGCCCTCCCGCCCTGCCTCTGGCCCAGCCTCAGCCCCCACGCGTGCCTCCTACACCCACCTCCCACGCACCCCATCTGGGACCCCCTTACCCACTCTCAACACCAGACGTCCTGGCCCAGAGCATGACCTCTGTCCCCCCTCCGGCCCCGACACACCCAGGCCTCCACCCTACCCCGATGCTGCAGAGCTCCCCCGCCCTCATCAAG CAAAGGAAGAGCCAGAAGAGGAAAGCAGACACCACCACACCCACAGCCAACGACCAGCTCAGTGAATCATCTCCCGTCTCTGTTGACACTCGGCCGCGCCGAGACAGCAGTCGCCCGTTAAAGCAGGCCAAAAAAGACGCGTTGCAGCCGGACTCTCAGCACCACCTGGGTGGCGGTTTGGAGACGGGAGGGACATCAACGCCCAAGCGTCATGAACAGTTGCGTTCCTGCGCACGCCTTGTCAGAGAGATGCTGTCCAAGAAACACGTAGCATACGCCTGGCCCTTCTACAAGCCTGTTGACGTAAAAGCTCTTGGCCTCCATGACTACCATGAAATCATCAAGCATCCCATGGACCTCAGCACCATCAAG AAAAAGCTGGACAACAGACAGTACAGAGACGCTCAAGAATTTGCAGCAGACGTCAGGTTGATGTTCTCTAATTGTTACAAGTATAATCCACCAGACCATGATGTGGTCGGCATGGCACGTAAATTACAG GACGTGTTTGAGATGCGTTTCGCCAAAATGCCTGATGAGCCAGAGGAGCCCGCCCCTGTTCCCACCCCATCATCGGCCCTCCACCCTGCCCCCTCCACTCGACAAGCCCCGCCTCCTTCCGTTGTCTCGGAAGATGACAGCTCCAGTTCCTCCGAATCGGAGTCCTCGGCGGGAGACTCAGaacatgaaaggcaacaccgATTGGCTGAGTTACAGGAACAG CTGAAGGCTGTCCACGAGCAGCTGGCCGCACTCTCCCAGCCGCAGGTCAGCAAGCCtaagaagaaagagagggaaaagaaggagaagaagaaagaaaagcacaagAAGAAGATGGGAGCAGAGGAACCTGTGGAGgcccctccctctgtgatgcTTCAGACTTCCAAGAAAAGCAAGAGCAGCAAAGAGCCAATCATTGTAAAGAAGGACAGGAAGAAGCCCGG TAAGAAAGAAGGAGTTAAAAGCAGTCGTCCAGCTGTGCCCCCTCAGACCGGGCCGACCCCTCTCGTCCCCTCAGCCTCTCTTGAAGCAGGAGATGACATAg ATGTGTTCGGGGGCGTGTCCACCGACAGGTGCAAGCCGATGTCGTACGAGGAGAAGCGTCAGCTGAGCCTGGACATCAACAAGTTACCCGGTGACAAACTGGGCCGCGTCGTGCATATAATCCAGACGCGCGAGCCTTCGCTGAAGAACTCCAACCCGGACGAGATCGAGATCGACTTCGAGACGCTGAAGCCCTCCACgctgagagagctggagaaaTACGTCTCCAGCTGCctcaggaagaagaaaaagccGTCAG AGAAGCCTCTGGAAATGACAAATGTGACAAAGATGAAGACGGGATCTTCGTCTTCAGGCAGCAGTGACTCCTCTGATAGTGAAGACTCTGAGAATG GGCTGGTTCCCAAGCTGCAGAAGAAGACCTCGACTAACAAGGACACCAAGAGACCGCACCACCAGTCCCTCAGTAGCGTAGCTGGCCCAGTAGCTCCTCAGCTTCAACCTCCAACGCAGCCTCAAGTAGTCCAGTCCAAACCACCGtttgtccctcctcctcctgtccctgTCCCTGTCCCTTCTCTGGACTCCACCCAGCTGTTCGATCCTCTGGCCCACTTCATGAACCCTCACCTGACGCAGCCCAACACGGAGCCCAACCCAACCATTACTACTGCTGGTGCCCCCGTCGCCTCTGGCCTCCTCAATGCAAACACACCCACCGGCCAGACGCCCACTGAGACGCACCCTTTCCTCAACCAACATCCCATCATACCTTCACCAG CGATCCACAATGCTCTTCCCCAGCAACCATCAAGACCTAGCAACCGCGCGGCGCCACTGCCTCCCAAAATCTCACAGCCTCCCCCGTCCTCGCTcccctctctgcctccatcCTCCTCACCCCAGCTCCAGCCCTCGCTCCCGCTCTCCCTCCCCCAGCCCGTCCCCCGCCCGCGCGTACCCTCACCCCCGTCGCACGGCATCTTGGGTACCCTCTCGGCGCAACCGCCCCAAGCCCTGCTGGAGGACGACGAAGAGCCTACGCCCACCAGTTCCGAAACCCCGCCCCTCAGTCAGGTCCAAACCTTCCTGCAGTCGCTCCAAGTTCGACCACCGGTGCAGACCCAGCCGCTGCACACGCACTCTCCCGTGCAGAGCGCCTCTCAGCTGGTGGCGTCGATGCACACGCAGGCTGTGACGACACCCGCCCCTGCTCTGACGCAGAGGCACAGCTCAGGCCACACGCACATGCAGCAGCCGTTCCCAAACACGCACACCTCAGCGTTGCAGCAACAGAAGGGGGTGGCCCTGCAGCAGAAGGTACAGCAGATGCAGCAACATCAACAACAGCCCTCACCACGCAGCAAAGCAGAGCATTTCTCAACAG gTTGCCTGCGTGAGAGCCCCTCTCCCCTGATGATGCATTCTCCTCAGATGCCTCAGTTCCATACAATGGGACAGCAGTCTCCCTCACAGATCAAGAAACAT GACCCAAGGTCCAACCTGGTCGGAGTCAAAGAAGAGAAACCTTCCCAGTCGCCAGTGCTGCCCCCCTCCCCATTCAGCCCTGCCATGCgtctggacacacacaaacctgatAACAAACACA GATTAGATCTGAAGCCATTGGATGGTTCTCGCCCTGGTCCCCGCCTCCCAGACTCCCCGGCGCCACCCTGCTCCCAGCAAGACAACAAAATCAAGCAAGAGCCTAAAACTCCCATCGCTCCTAAGAAGACACAG GATGTGAAATTAAAGAACATGGGTTCTTGGGCCAGCCTCGCTCAGAGGTCTCAATCCACGCCCGCGTCCTCCGTTCGCTCCTCCAGCGACAGCTTCGAACAGTTCCGACGGGCCGccagggagaaggaggagagagagagacagctgaaAGCTCAGGCCGAACAAGCCAGGAGAGAACAAGAAAAGCTACG